From a single Hymenobacter sp. YIM 151500-1 genomic region:
- a CDS encoding Ig-like domain-containing protein: MKTPLFFLVACGVALAAQGQTAPIGPNLAAGKPVEVSSVENAGTPGRNAVDGNYASRWSSAFSDPQWLYVDLGAPTPITKVRINWEAAYGKDYQVQFSNDAQTWTTVRTVTGNTARINLISGLAGSAQYVRIRGTARGTGYGYSIYELEVSGSNTPPTVQLTQPAANSTYSGPVRLAANAADPDGAVSKVDFYVDNVLVGTDDTSPYEATWTSFSPGRHVAKAVATDDNGATTTSLEREFYGDANTPPTVQLTAPAANSTYSGQRIRLAATATDPDGSVARVEFCVGDPTNYRILGADTNSPYEYDWLNVAPGTYQVFARAFDNQGAATTSFSRTFYVINDPFNKSIPGQIEAERYDAMRGVATETTADAGGGENVGYLDAGDWLDYSVNVAAAGTYTVQFRVAGFAAGAQLQLQSGATVLSTVAVPTTGGGQSWTTVSATAALPAGSQTLRVAVLGGGFNFNWMSFSAASAAQLALSQPAPAAASIVAYPNPGPGRFRVAGVPNGTTATVHNAAGFPVATTTVHDGALDLGTLQPGTYLVRLRSQGRTVQLRLRKE, from the coding sequence ATGAAAACACCACTATTTTTCCTGGTGGCCTGCGGCGTTGCCCTGGCTGCCCAGGGCCAGACGGCCCCCATCGGCCCCAACCTGGCCGCCGGCAAGCCGGTAGAAGTGTCGTCCGTTGAAAACGCGGGCACCCCCGGCCGCAACGCCGTGGACGGCAATTACGCCAGCCGCTGGTCGAGTGCCTTCTCCGACCCGCAGTGGCTGTACGTGGACCTGGGCGCCCCCACTCCTATTACCAAGGTGCGCATCAACTGGGAAGCTGCCTACGGCAAGGATTACCAGGTGCAGTTCTCCAACGACGCCCAGACCTGGACTACCGTCCGGACCGTCACGGGCAACACGGCCCGCATCAACCTGATTTCGGGACTGGCGGGCAGCGCGCAGTACGTGCGTATTCGTGGCACGGCGCGGGGCACCGGCTACGGCTACTCCATCTACGAGCTGGAGGTGAGCGGCAGCAACACGCCGCCCACCGTGCAGCTCACCCAGCCCGCGGCCAACTCCACCTACAGCGGCCCGGTGCGCCTCGCAGCCAACGCCGCTGACCCCGACGGCGCCGTGAGCAAGGTGGATTTTTACGTGGACAACGTGCTGGTGGGCACCGACGACACCAGCCCCTACGAGGCTACCTGGACCAGCTTTTCGCCCGGCCGGCACGTGGCCAAGGCCGTGGCCACCGACGACAACGGGGCCACGACAACCTCGCTGGAGCGGGAGTTTTACGGCGACGCTAACACCCCGCCCACCGTTCAGCTGACCGCGCCAGCGGCCAACTCCACGTACTCGGGGCAGCGCATTCGGCTGGCGGCCACCGCCACCGACCCCGACGGCAGCGTGGCGCGGGTGGAGTTTTGCGTGGGCGACCCCACGAACTACCGCATCCTGGGCGCCGACACCAACAGCCCCTACGAGTACGACTGGCTGAACGTGGCGCCGGGCACCTACCAGGTGTTTGCTAGGGCCTTCGACAACCAGGGGGCCGCTACGACTTCCTTTAGCCGCACGTTCTACGTCATCAACGACCCCTTCAACAAGAGCATTCCGGGCCAGATTGAAGCCGAGCGGTACGACGCCATGCGCGGCGTGGCCACTGAAACCACCGCCGACGCGGGCGGGGGCGAGAATGTGGGCTACCTCGACGCCGGCGACTGGCTGGACTACAGTGTGAACGTGGCCGCGGCCGGCACCTACACCGTGCAGTTTCGGGTGGCCGGCTTTGCGGCGGGGGCCCAGCTCCAGCTGCAATCGGGCGCTACTGTGCTCAGCACCGTGGCGGTACCTACCACGGGCGGCGGGCAGAGCTGGACTACTGTTTCGGCCACGGCTGCGCTGCCGGCCGGCAGCCAGACGCTGCGCGTGGCAGTGCTGGGCGGCGGTTTCAACTTTAACTGGATGAGCTTCTCGGCCGCCAGCGCCGCTCAGCTGGCCTTAAGCCAGCCAGCACCCGCAGCGGCCAGCATTGTGGCCTACCCTAACCCCGGTCCCGGCCGCTTCCGCGTGGCCGGCGTGCCCAACGGCACCACCGCCACCGTGCACAATGCAGCTGGCTTCCCGGTGGCTACCACCACTGTGCACGACGGCGCCCTGGACCTGGGCACCTTGCAGCCGGGCACCTACCTCGTGCGCCTCCGCAGCCAGGGCCGCACCGTGCAGCTGCGCCTCCGGAAAGAGTAG
- a CDS encoding YybH family protein: MKKLLLPLALLLVAAGCEEKTTDPAAPRSADQTESADHRGPGGYSGHAAERKAIQQLLNTYGAALNASDAAKITSLFAQDGVFAAPGSPTATGPTQIRAAFDGLFGAVTLNLQFTPAEIVVVNSRYAFATSTSSGTVLVKANGQTATNSYRELWVFVKENRQWKIARYLFNQPQ, encoded by the coding sequence ATGAAAAAGCTACTTCTTCCCCTCGCCCTGCTCCTGGTTGCCGCCGGCTGCGAAGAGAAAACCACTGATCCGGCGGCTCCCCGCAGCGCCGACCAAACCGAATCGGCCGACCACCGTGGCCCCGGTGGCTACAGCGGACACGCCGCCGAGCGGAAAGCTATTCAGCAGCTGCTAAACACCTACGGCGCGGCCCTGAATGCTTCGGACGCCGCCAAGATAACGTCGCTCTTTGCCCAGGATGGGGTGTTTGCGGCGCCCGGCTCGCCCACGGCCACCGGCCCAACGCAGATTCGGGCCGCGTTTGACGGGCTGTTCGGGGCAGTTACCCTGAACCTGCAATTCACCCCGGCCGAAATTGTGGTTGTCAACTCCCGCTACGCCTTTGCCACCTCCACTTCCAGCGGCACGGTGCTAGTTAAGGCCAACGGGCAAACCGCCACCAACTCCTACCGGGAGCTATGGGTGTTCGTCAAGGAAAACCGGCAGTGGAAAATTGCCCGCTACCTCTTCAACCAGCCGCAGTAA
- a CDS encoding Crp/Fnr family transcriptional regulator — protein sequence MHLLSDESLRANIAARVRLSEADFACFRQFVKPLAVPKRQFFLLEGDECTRFGFVVRGCLRSYSIDDKGEEHTMQFAPEDWWISDPYSFLTGRPSTLTIDALEDTELWVITASDMEKVYAAAPVFERFMRLLIQSRYIALQERVNAALRESAAQKYDNFLRKYPTLVQRVPQHLIASYLGIKPESLSRVRRLSRRG from the coding sequence ATGCACCTTTTGTCCGACGAGTCGCTCCGGGCCAACATTGCGGCCCGCGTGAGGCTGAGCGAAGCCGACTTTGCCTGCTTCCGCCAGTTCGTCAAGCCCCTGGCGGTGCCCAAGCGGCAGTTTTTCCTGCTGGAAGGCGACGAGTGCACCCGCTTCGGGTTTGTGGTGCGCGGGTGCCTGCGCAGCTATTCCATCGACGATAAGGGCGAAGAGCACACCATGCAGTTTGCCCCGGAGGACTGGTGGATTTCCGACCCCTACAGCTTCTTGACGGGCCGGCCCAGCACGCTCACCATTGATGCGCTGGAGGACACCGAGTTGTGGGTCATCACGGCCTCCGATATGGAAAAGGTGTACGCCGCCGCGCCCGTGTTCGAGCGGTTTATGCGCCTGCTGATTCAGAGCCGCTACATTGCCTTGCAGGAGCGCGTCAACGCGGCGCTTCGCGAGTCAGCCGCCCAGAAATACGACAACTTCCTGCGCAAGTACCCCACGCTGGTGCAGCGGGTCCCGCAGCACCTGATTGCCTCCTATCTGGGCATCAAGCCGGAGTCGCTGAGCCGGGTGCGGCGGCTGAGCCGGCGCGGGTAG
- a CDS encoding S8 family serine peptidase codes for MNQTLPLFATGLRTAWSVLLVLACFGSPVRAQVADAPLPPNPGLRKATVPAGFRPKAPGKLSQELLALREPTAAAAANRRPAPGASKSANSFLQVRNGLVVVNIVAAGNAQALANELKTTVGLTNAAVAKQLISGAVPIRNLDKLGANPKVRFVRAAYKPRLKAGAATSQGDKAQRSDLARQVAGVTGRGVKVGVISDSYDRLNGAAAGIASADLPGPGNPTGRTTPVQVLQELAAQDSSGSDEGRAMLEIIHDVAPDAELAFHTGFGGGEATFAQAVLKLADAGCQVIVDDLGFPDEPFFSDGVSTQAIDEVKRRGVSFFTAVGNYGDAAYEHSFQPSTFEPFGPGTGTAHNFSAPGQPPRYYQPVRIGREGVFIGLFQWDDPFFSVTGDTAKQARTDLDIYLLDDALQVVAASTLDNLAIGDPIEGLFYEKTDTTMQNDVFYVVITQAAGPAPRLMKYIQFGDADFVNPAASPIPGIGASTAFGHVLAPGAISVGAAWYEFTPPFLGVDTAYHQFLFYQTSYSKTPILFDKNGNRLSSPVYRQKPEITAPDGANTSFFGFDLEGDGFPNFFGTSAAAPHAAGVAALMIEAYKKPLPPDLVKSAMTRTALDMDDLFTDGVFDQGFDYTTGYGLLQADKAVQEVLSTVTATAPGAADPAARLVAYPSPFGRELSVLLPGRNQRPATVKLYNLQGQLVHDQVLTPRENEAGKLDLPNLAAGLYMLHVEQAGSPLRTLKVQKQ; via the coding sequence ATGAATCAGACTCTTCCCCTCTTCGCTACGGGCCTGCGGACTGCCTGGAGCGTTCTGCTGGTGCTGGCCTGCTTCGGCAGCCCGGTACGTGCCCAGGTAGCCGATGCCCCTCTGCCGCCTAATCCGGGCCTGCGCAAAGCCACCGTTCCCGCCGGCTTCCGGCCGAAAGCTCCCGGCAAGCTCAGCCAGGAGCTGCTGGCCCTGCGTGAGCCGACAGCGGCGGCGGCCGCCAACCGCCGCCCCGCCCCCGGAGCCAGTAAGTCCGCCAACTCCTTCCTGCAAGTGCGCAACGGCCTGGTAGTCGTCAATATAGTGGCTGCGGGCAATGCCCAGGCCTTGGCCAATGAGCTGAAGACGACAGTAGGGCTGACCAACGCCGCGGTAGCCAAACAGCTGATTTCGGGTGCGGTGCCGATTCGCAACCTGGACAAGCTGGGCGCCAACCCCAAGGTGCGCTTCGTGCGGGCCGCCTACAAGCCCCGCCTGAAAGCAGGCGCTGCCACCAGCCAGGGCGACAAGGCCCAACGCTCGGACCTGGCCCGGCAGGTGGCGGGCGTAACCGGGCGGGGCGTGAAGGTGGGCGTCATCTCCGACAGCTACGACCGGCTGAACGGGGCCGCGGCGGGCATTGCCTCCGCCGACTTGCCTGGCCCCGGCAACCCCACTGGCCGCACCACGCCGGTGCAGGTGCTGCAAGAGCTGGCCGCCCAGGACTCCAGCGGCAGCGACGAGGGCCGGGCCATGCTCGAAATCATCCACGACGTAGCCCCCGATGCCGAGCTGGCGTTTCATACCGGCTTCGGGGGCGGGGAAGCCACCTTCGCCCAGGCCGTTCTGAAGCTCGCCGACGCCGGCTGCCAGGTTATCGTCGATGACCTGGGCTTCCCCGACGAGCCCTTCTTCTCCGACGGGGTGAGCACCCAGGCCATTGACGAGGTAAAGCGCCGGGGCGTGAGCTTCTTCACCGCCGTCGGCAACTACGGGGATGCTGCCTACGAGCATTCTTTCCAGCCGTCAACCTTCGAGCCCTTCGGTCCCGGCACCGGCACGGCTCACAATTTCAGCGCGCCGGGCCAGCCCCCGCGCTACTACCAGCCCGTCAGGATTGGGAGGGAAGGCGTCTTTATCGGTCTGTTCCAGTGGGACGACCCATTCTTCTCCGTCACGGGCGACACCGCCAAACAGGCCCGCACCGACCTGGATATCTATCTGCTGGATGATGCCTTGCAGGTGGTGGCGGCCAGCACCCTCGACAACCTGGCCATCGGCGACCCAATCGAAGGCCTCTTCTACGAAAAGACGGACACTACCATGCAAAACGACGTGTTTTACGTGGTCATCACCCAAGCCGCCGGACCCGCCCCCCGCCTGATGAAGTACATCCAGTTTGGCGATGCTGATTTTGTCAACCCGGCGGCCTCGCCCATTCCGGGCATCGGCGCCTCCACGGCTTTTGGGCACGTGCTGGCACCCGGAGCCATTTCAGTGGGAGCGGCGTGGTACGAGTTCACGCCGCCGTTTCTCGGGGTTGATACGGCCTACCATCAGTTTCTTTTCTATCAGACTTCCTACTCCAAGACCCCGATTCTCTTCGACAAGAACGGCAACCGGCTTAGCAGTCCGGTTTACCGTCAGAAGCCCGAAATAACGGCCCCCGACGGCGCCAACACCAGCTTCTTTGGCTTCGACCTGGAGGGTGACGGATTCCCGAACTTCTTCGGCACGTCGGCGGCGGCCCCGCACGCGGCGGGCGTCGCGGCCCTGATGATAGAAGCCTACAAGAAGCCCCTGCCTCCGGACCTGGTGAAGTCGGCCATGACCCGCACGGCCCTGGACATGGACGATTTGTTTACCGACGGCGTGTTTGATCAAGGCTTTGACTACACCACCGGCTACGGCCTGCTTCAGGCGGATAAGGCCGTGCAGGAGGTGCTGTCCACCGTTACGGCCACTGCCCCCGGCGCCGCTGACCCGGCCGCCCGGCTCGTGGCGTATCCCAGCCCGTTTGGCCGCGAGCTGAGCGTGCTGCTCCCCGGCCGGAACCAGCGCCCCGCCACCGTGAAGCTGTATAACCTGCAAGGCCAGCTGGTGCACGACCAAGTGCTGACGCCCCGCGAAAACGAAGCCGGCAAGCTGGACTTGCCCAACCTGGCGGCGGGCTTGTACATGCTGCACGTAGAGCAGGCCGGCTCCCCACTTCGCACGCTGAAAGTACAGAAGCAGTGA
- a CDS encoding ester cyclase — translation MKKLALPLALLLGAFGCEEKSAETVAPTAQTQAADHRVHGGGHGHGHGHAVQRNLATFDELDFEVFSNQQWDRLGESHAQNIVVHWPDGHTTTGIQRHIEDLRALFVFAPDTKIKEHPIKFGSGEYTAVTGFMTGTFTRPMPNGDGTFTPPTGKSFRLPMCTIGRWEKGVMVEEFLYWDNQTYYKQLGLR, via the coding sequence ATGAAAAAGCTTGCCCTTCCCCTAGCCCTGCTCCTGGGTGCCTTCGGCTGCGAAGAAAAGTCCGCCGAAACAGTAGCCCCTACCGCCCAAACTCAAGCTGCCGACCATCGTGTGCACGGCGGCGGACATGGCCACGGACACGGCCACGCGGTGCAGCGCAACCTGGCCACCTTCGATGAACTGGATTTTGAGGTGTTCAGCAACCAGCAGTGGGACCGATTAGGCGAAAGCCACGCCCAGAATATCGTGGTGCACTGGCCCGACGGCCACACCACCACCGGCATCCAGCGTCACATCGAAGACCTGAGGGCTTTGTTCGTTTTCGCGCCCGACACCAAAATCAAGGAGCATCCTATCAAGTTCGGCTCCGGTGAGTACACCGCCGTAACGGGCTTCATGACCGGTACCTTCACCCGGCCCATGCCCAATGGCGACGGTACCTTCACTCCGCCCACCGGCAAGTCCTTCCGCCTGCCCATGTGCACGATTGGCCGCTGGGAAAAAGGAGTGATGGTGGAGGAGTTTTTGTACTGGGACAACCAGACGTACTACAAGCAGCTCGGCCTGCGCTAG
- a CDS encoding helix-turn-helix domain-containing protein, which translates to MKHTSLTEFYQELTACTGTEVQALLPQGIQQDVGHFNVFNLTDLWQPMREKPVEPYACRAYYKISLLHGRSRAEYPHKVLDIEQNTLLFSTPKVPYYWLPQDPGQAGCFCVFTADFLQPTKSGVVLDELPLFKTEVPPAFPLSVEECTAVAAIFHKMQEEIASDYAYKYDLLRNYVLELLHFGQKRQPATALHPAHSAAARLTSLFIELLERQFPLESPQQRLCLRTATDYADQLAVHVNHLNKVLKETTGRTTTDLIASRIVQEAQVLLKQTHWTILEIADSLGFADVAHFSNFFKRQTAVTPGVFRS; encoded by the coding sequence ATGAAACACACCTCACTAACTGAATTCTATCAGGAACTAACAGCCTGTACCGGAACCGAGGTACAGGCGCTGTTGCCGCAGGGCATTCAGCAAGACGTCGGGCACTTTAATGTGTTTAACCTGACCGACCTCTGGCAGCCAATGCGGGAAAAGCCCGTGGAGCCGTATGCCTGCCGGGCCTACTATAAAATAAGCCTGCTGCACGGGCGCAGCCGCGCCGAATACCCGCATAAGGTGCTCGACATCGAGCAGAACACCCTGCTGTTTTCTACGCCCAAGGTGCCCTACTATTGGCTGCCCCAAGACCCAGGGCAGGCAGGCTGTTTCTGCGTGTTTACGGCTGATTTTCTACAGCCTACGAAAAGCGGCGTGGTGCTCGACGAGTTGCCGCTCTTCAAAACCGAAGTCCCGCCAGCCTTTCCGCTGTCGGTAGAAGAGTGCACTGCCGTGGCGGCTATCTTCCATAAAATGCAGGAGGAAATAGCGTCCGACTACGCCTACAAGTATGATCTGCTGCGCAACTACGTGCTGGAACTGCTGCATTTTGGGCAGAAGCGGCAGCCAGCTACGGCCCTGCACCCGGCCCACAGCGCGGCGGCCCGGCTAACGTCGCTGTTTATTGAGCTGTTGGAGCGGCAGTTTCCGCTGGAAAGCCCCCAGCAGCGCCTGTGTCTGCGCACGGCCACCGACTACGCCGACCAGCTGGCCGTGCACGTCAACCACCTGAACAAGGTGCTCAAAGAAACCACCGGCCGCACCACCACCGACCTGATTGCCAGCCGCATTGTGCAGGAGGCGCAGGTGCTGCTCAAGCAAACCCACTGGACCATTCTGGAAATAGCAGACAGCCTCGGGTTTGCGGACGTGGCCCATTTTTCCAATTTCTTCAAGCGCCAGACAGCCGTAACGCCCGGCGTTTTCAGAAGCTAG
- a CDS encoding SDR family NAD(P)-dependent oxidoreductase — MTTTKIALVTGGSRGLGRNMALSLAQKGIDVLLTYHSQEAAAAATVAEIEAFGRKAAALPLDAAAISNFDAFYAQVATTLQTTFGATGLDFLINNAGTSLGAPIADITEAQFDEMLNIHFKGVYFLTQKALPLLHDGGRVITISSATTRHSYPGYSAYASMKGAIEVFTRYLALELGERGIAANVVAPGAIFGGGAMLDTPEMRAYIAQATALRRVGVPDDVGGVVAFLCTEEAQWINGQRIELTGGMSL, encoded by the coding sequence ATGACAACCACCAAAATAGCCTTGGTTACCGGCGGCAGCCGCGGCCTGGGCCGCAACATGGCCCTGAGCCTGGCCCAGAAAGGCATCGACGTTCTGCTGACCTACCACAGCCAGGAGGCTGCCGCCGCCGCTACCGTGGCCGAAATAGAGGCCTTCGGGCGAAAGGCCGCCGCCCTGCCCCTGGACGCCGCCGCAATAAGCAACTTCGACGCATTCTACGCGCAGGTAGCTACCACCTTGCAGACTACGTTCGGCGCCACGGGCTTAGATTTTCTGATCAACAATGCCGGCACAAGCCTCGGTGCGCCCATTGCCGATATCACCGAGGCGCAGTTTGATGAGATGCTGAACATCCATTTCAAAGGCGTTTACTTTCTGACCCAAAAAGCTTTGCCCTTGCTGCACGACGGGGGGCGCGTTATCACTATTTCGTCGGCCACTACGCGGCACTCTTACCCCGGCTACTCGGCCTACGCCAGCATGAAGGGCGCCATTGAAGTTTTCACCCGCTACCTAGCCCTGGAACTGGGCGAGCGTGGCATTGCTGCCAACGTGGTAGCGCCCGGCGCCATCTTCGGCGGGGGCGCTATGCTGGACACTCCGGAGATGCGCGCCTACATAGCCCAGGCAACCGCCCTGCGCCGCGTTGGCGTGCCCGACGACGTGGGCGGCGTGGTTGCGTTTTTGTGCACCGAGGAAGCCCAGTGGATCAATGGCCAGCGGATTGAGCTAACCGGCGGCATGAGCCTGTAG
- a CDS encoding zinc-binding alcohol dehydrogenase family protein translates to MATMQAVVLDQPGPPEVLQYRQVPRPEPTPEQVLIRVRAFGLNRSELFTRQGHSPGVAFPRILGIEAVGTVETAPGGQFQPGQTVVTVMGGMGRAFDGSYAEYTCVPAAQVVPLTTTLDWAQLGALPELLQTAWGCLTSALEVQAGHTLLIRGGTTSVGLMAAQLAKHLGLTVLATTRNPAKAARLRQAGADHVVLDTGTLAPEVRRLCPQGVDRVLELVGTTLLDSLQTAARRGIVCMAGMVGNAWTLPEFEPMVAIPSTVRLTSYSGTADDLLATPLAWFAEEVAAGRQSALLHRTFGFDELVAAHRYMEANEATGKLVVVMQ, encoded by the coding sequence ATGGCCACCATGCAAGCCGTTGTCCTGGACCAGCCGGGTCCGCCCGAAGTGTTGCAGTACCGCCAGGTGCCCCGCCCGGAGCCTACCCCGGAGCAGGTCCTAATTCGGGTGCGCGCGTTTGGGCTGAACCGTTCCGAGCTGTTCACCCGCCAGGGCCATTCGCCCGGCGTTGCCTTCCCGCGCATTTTGGGCATTGAAGCCGTGGGCACCGTGGAGACGGCGCCGGGTGGGCAGTTTCAGCCGGGCCAAACGGTAGTCACGGTCATGGGCGGCATGGGCCGTGCCTTCGATGGCAGCTACGCCGAGTACACCTGCGTGCCGGCGGCGCAGGTGGTGCCGCTCACTACCACCCTCGACTGGGCCCAGCTGGGCGCCTTGCCGGAGCTGCTGCAAACGGCCTGGGGCTGCCTAACGAGTGCCTTGGAGGTGCAAGCGGGCCACACACTGCTCATCCGGGGCGGCACCACATCGGTGGGGCTGATGGCGGCCCAACTGGCCAAGCACTTGGGGCTCACTGTGCTGGCTACCACACGCAACCCCGCCAAAGCCGCCCGACTCCGCCAAGCCGGGGCCGACCATGTTGTTCTGGACACAGGCACCCTAGCGCCGGAAGTGCGTCGCCTCTGCCCCCAGGGCGTCGACCGGGTACTAGAGTTAGTAGGCACCACCTTGCTCGACTCCCTGCAAACCGCCGCCCGGCGGGGCATTGTGTGCATGGCTGGCATGGTGGGCAACGCCTGGACCCTGCCGGAGTTTGAGCCCATGGTGGCAATTCCCTCCACGGTCCGGCTCACCTCGTACTCCGGCACGGCCGACGACTTGCTGGCTACCCCGCTGGCGTGGTTTGCCGAGGAAGTGGCGGCCGGCCGGCAGTCGGCCCTGCTCCACCGCACGTTCGGCTTTGATGAACTGGTGGCAGCCCACCGCTACATGGAAGCCAACGAGGCTACGGGCAAACTAGTCGTGGTAATGCAATAG